A DNA window from Macrobrachium rosenbergii isolate ZJJX-2024 chromosome 41, ASM4041242v1, whole genome shotgun sequence contains the following coding sequences:
- the LOC136827027 gene encoding SET and MYND domain-containing protein 4-like isoform X2 — translation MDFSKLLERRHIDISSSKVLLDMKTSFQSALGPVESARTCSQFLQLENFQDMFSLLWNSPAAHKCFEFKGPLSSLKMEEASQLFREGGNKEYKSGNFEEALRLYNLGILMAPHPKLPSTGNDGQNSDGGKKGNQKGASEFESLALGYANRSAIFLGLKDYKRCLVDIDLALKFGYPNHLRSKLIERKERCVKEKKTSRADDFSIKSVNAKTPPKLARVNPDVPAFSSSLKVIHSQERGRHVVTTRDIPPGEILAVDSGYVSFIRYNHTIMQACSECLMRCEGQIIPCPDCLAVFCSEDCRTKGLAGLHARECKILPYLMDLQVDDEEVCNAFRTIIHTTFRELKEKLPALQREAKELPPEKFGFDENGIYSSSDYRSVYHISAYSNKKPNVKLYNYCIIAFILTKILNESKSFFIDELGNVFDPSDEDYIVTGTALLYQFAHNSVFFEVSDMKLCTQTNKTDNQGIGSALFPSVWLIRHACNPNAAHYNIGSVRVVRSVMSIPKGSEVSLLYSEGYQHLPLSARKAFLQARGIKCSCQACLENWPTEAELPEEMKMKCVKCSDPVVEIDFQPACMQCNIQYAKTSASQKDSTVKKFWSTVDEVTDAERKYEKVLAKIGRGNELTRTDFQNISNFIIAMEKHVSLPCRAFCRTRTVMMQYFMRE, via the exons atggacTTTAGCAAATTGCTCGAACGACGGCACATTGACATCAGTTCCTCTAAGGTACTCTTGGATATGAAGACAAGCTTCCAGTCTGCCTTAGGTCCTGTTGAGTCTGCCAGGACGTGTAGCCAGTTTCTGCAGCTTGAAAATTTTCAGGATATGTTTTCCCTCTTGTGGAATAGCCCTGCTGCGCACAAGTGTTTTGAGTTCAAAGGTCCCCTGTCATCATTAAAAATGGAGGAAGCCTCTCAGTTATTTAGAGAAGGGGGCAACAAAGAGTACAAGTCGGGTAATTTCGAAGAAGCGTTGAGGCTGTATAACTTGGGTATTTTAATGGCTCCACATCCAAAGCTTCCATCTACAGGCAACGATGGCCAAAACAGTGATGGAGGGAAGAAAGGGAACCAGAAAGGTGCAAGTGAATTTGAATCTCTCGCTCTTGGGTATGCAAATCGTTCTGCCATCTTTCTCGGCTTGAAGGACTACAAGAGATGCCTTGTTGACATAGATTTAGCCCTTAAGTTTGGATATCCAAACCACCTTAGAAGTAAGTTAATTGAAAGAAAGGAGCGCTGTGTCAAGGAGAAGAAGACGTCTCGGGCAGACGACTTTAGCATTAAATCTGTTAATGCCAAGACTCCCCCCAAACTAGCAAGAGTTAACCCTGATGTCCCAGCTTTTAGCTCTTCCTTGAAGGTTATCCATTCACAGGAGAGAGGTAGACATGTTGTCACAACAAGAGATATACCTCCAG gaGAAATCCTTGCTGTGGACAGTGGCTACGTCAGCTTTATAAGATATAACCATACCATAATGCAGGCATGTTCAGAATGCCTAATGCGTTGTGAGGGCCAAATCATCCCTTGTCCAGACTGTTTG GCGGTTTTTTGTTCAGAAGACTGCAGAACCAAAGGACTTGCTGGGTTGCATGCTAGGGAATGTAAGATATTACCTTATCTCATGGACCTTCAAGTAGATGATGAGGAAGTCTGCAATGCTTTCAGAACAATAATTCATACCACATTCCGGGAATTGAAGGAGAAGCTACCAGCGCTACAGAGGGAGGCGAAGGAACTTCCTCCAGAAAAGTTTGGGTTTGATGAGAATGGCATCTACAGTTCTTCGGATTACAGATCTGTGTACCATATCAGTGCCTATAGTAATAAGAAGCCGAATGTAAAACTGTATAATTATTGCATAATTGCATTCATTCTAACAAAGATACTCAATGAGAGCAAGTCTTTTTTCATTGATGAATTGGGAAATGTCTTCGATCCAAGTGACGAGGATTACATAGTAACTGGCACAGCACTTCTGTATCAATTTGCTCACAACAGTGTATTTTTTGAGGTTTCTGATATGAAG ttATGTACCCAGACCAACAAGACAGATAATCAAGGTATTGGATCAGCCCTGTTTCCTTCAGTTTGGCTGATAAGGCACGCATGCAATCCAAATGCTGCTCACTACAACATTGGTTCTGTGAGAGTGGTAAGGTCTGTCATGTCCATTCCCAAAGGTTCAGAGGTATCTCTACTGTATTCTGAAGGATACCAACATTTGCCACTGTCAGCGAGGAAAGCATTTCTACAGGCCCGTGGAATCAAGTGCTCTTGCCAGGCCTGTTTGGAAAACTGGCCTACTGAAGCTGAACTTccagaggaaatgaaaatgaaatgcgtCAAGTGTTCAGATCCTGTCGTTGAAATAGATTTTCAGCCTGCGTGTATGCAATGCAATATTCAGTATGCCAAAACTTCTGCATCACAGAAGGATTCTACAGTCAAGAAATTTTGGTCCACAGTGGACGAAGTTACTGATGCAGAGCGTAAATATGAGAAAGTTCTTGCAAAAATTGGCAGAGGAAATGAACTTACCAGAACAGATTTTCAGAACATCAGCAATTTTATTATTGCAATGGAAAAGCATGTATCATTACCTTGTCGAGCTTTTTGTAGAACGCGTACTGTTATGATGCAATACTTCATGAGAGAATGA
- the LOC136827027 gene encoding SET and MYND domain-containing protein 4-like isoform X1 yields the protein MQTEENFGNAVGRKTIMDFSKLLERRHIDISSSKVLLDMKTSFQSALGPVESARTCSQFLQLENFQDMFSLLWNSPAAHKCFEFKGPLSSLKMEEASQLFREGGNKEYKSGNFEEALRLYNLGILMAPHPKLPSTGNDGQNSDGGKKGNQKGASEFESLALGYANRSAIFLGLKDYKRCLVDIDLALKFGYPNHLRSKLIERKERCVKEKKTSRADDFSIKSVNAKTPPKLARVNPDVPAFSSSLKVIHSQERGRHVVTTRDIPPGEILAVDSGYVSFIRYNHTIMQACSECLMRCEGQIIPCPDCLAVFCSEDCRTKGLAGLHARECKILPYLMDLQVDDEEVCNAFRTIIHTTFRELKEKLPALQREAKELPPEKFGFDENGIYSSSDYRSVYHISAYSNKKPNVKLYNYCIIAFILTKILNESKSFFIDELGNVFDPSDEDYIVTGTALLYQFAHNSVFFEVSDMKLCTQTNKTDNQGIGSALFPSVWLIRHACNPNAAHYNIGSVRVVRSVMSIPKGSEVSLLYSEGYQHLPLSARKAFLQARGIKCSCQACLENWPTEAELPEEMKMKCVKCSDPVVEIDFQPACMQCNIQYAKTSASQKDSTVKKFWSTVDEVTDAERKYEKVLAKIGRGNELTRTDFQNISNFIIAMEKHVSLPCRAFCRTRTVMMQYFMRE from the exons ATGCAGACTGAAGAGAACTTCGGCAATGCAGTag gaagaaaaacaatcatggacTTTAGCAAATTGCTCGAACGACGGCACATTGACATCAGTTCCTCTAAGGTACTCTTGGATATGAAGACAAGCTTCCAGTCTGCCTTAGGTCCTGTTGAGTCTGCCAGGACGTGTAGCCAGTTTCTGCAGCTTGAAAATTTTCAGGATATGTTTTCCCTCTTGTGGAATAGCCCTGCTGCGCACAAGTGTTTTGAGTTCAAAGGTCCCCTGTCATCATTAAAAATGGAGGAAGCCTCTCAGTTATTTAGAGAAGGGGGCAACAAAGAGTACAAGTCGGGTAATTTCGAAGAAGCGTTGAGGCTGTATAACTTGGGTATTTTAATGGCTCCACATCCAAAGCTTCCATCTACAGGCAACGATGGCCAAAACAGTGATGGAGGGAAGAAAGGGAACCAGAAAGGTGCAAGTGAATTTGAATCTCTCGCTCTTGGGTATGCAAATCGTTCTGCCATCTTTCTCGGCTTGAAGGACTACAAGAGATGCCTTGTTGACATAGATTTAGCCCTTAAGTTTGGATATCCAAACCACCTTAGAAGTAAGTTAATTGAAAGAAAGGAGCGCTGTGTCAAGGAGAAGAAGACGTCTCGGGCAGACGACTTTAGCATTAAATCTGTTAATGCCAAGACTCCCCCCAAACTAGCAAGAGTTAACCCTGATGTCCCAGCTTTTAGCTCTTCCTTGAAGGTTATCCATTCACAGGAGAGAGGTAGACATGTTGTCACAACAAGAGATATACCTCCAG gaGAAATCCTTGCTGTGGACAGTGGCTACGTCAGCTTTATAAGATATAACCATACCATAATGCAGGCATGTTCAGAATGCCTAATGCGTTGTGAGGGCCAAATCATCCCTTGTCCAGACTGTTTG GCGGTTTTTTGTTCAGAAGACTGCAGAACCAAAGGACTTGCTGGGTTGCATGCTAGGGAATGTAAGATATTACCTTATCTCATGGACCTTCAAGTAGATGATGAGGAAGTCTGCAATGCTTTCAGAACAATAATTCATACCACATTCCGGGAATTGAAGGAGAAGCTACCAGCGCTACAGAGGGAGGCGAAGGAACTTCCTCCAGAAAAGTTTGGGTTTGATGAGAATGGCATCTACAGTTCTTCGGATTACAGATCTGTGTACCATATCAGTGCCTATAGTAATAAGAAGCCGAATGTAAAACTGTATAATTATTGCATAATTGCATTCATTCTAACAAAGATACTCAATGAGAGCAAGTCTTTTTTCATTGATGAATTGGGAAATGTCTTCGATCCAAGTGACGAGGATTACATAGTAACTGGCACAGCACTTCTGTATCAATTTGCTCACAACAGTGTATTTTTTGAGGTTTCTGATATGAAG ttATGTACCCAGACCAACAAGACAGATAATCAAGGTATTGGATCAGCCCTGTTTCCTTCAGTTTGGCTGATAAGGCACGCATGCAATCCAAATGCTGCTCACTACAACATTGGTTCTGTGAGAGTGGTAAGGTCTGTCATGTCCATTCCCAAAGGTTCAGAGGTATCTCTACTGTATTCTGAAGGATACCAACATTTGCCACTGTCAGCGAGGAAAGCATTTCTACAGGCCCGTGGAATCAAGTGCTCTTGCCAGGCCTGTTTGGAAAACTGGCCTACTGAAGCTGAACTTccagaggaaatgaaaatgaaatgcgtCAAGTGTTCAGATCCTGTCGTTGAAATAGATTTTCAGCCTGCGTGTATGCAATGCAATATTCAGTATGCCAAAACTTCTGCATCACAGAAGGATTCTACAGTCAAGAAATTTTGGTCCACAGTGGACGAAGTTACTGATGCAGAGCGTAAATATGAGAAAGTTCTTGCAAAAATTGGCAGAGGAAATGAACTTACCAGAACAGATTTTCAGAACATCAGCAATTTTATTATTGCAATGGAAAAGCATGTATCATTACCTTGTCGAGCTTTTTGTAGAACGCGTACTGTTATGATGCAATACTTCATGAGAGAATGA